GCTCATTGTTATGCGCGCGATTCAGGATCGCGAGATCGGTCCGCCTGAGCGGGTCGCCGGAACCAGTGGGGAGGTAGCCGGCGGGTCCCTGGGAGCAGTCCATGTCCGGAGGTTGTGCCCTATCGGCTGCCTGTAACGAGCGTCACGGCCGGCGTGGCTGGGGACTGTGGGTCGTACTCATACTCTCCTTTATATGGTTGATGCCCCACGCGCTGGCAGCGAAGACTCCCAAGGCGCCGGCCAACGCGGATTGCCTCGCCTGCCACACGGCGGAAGCGGGCCTGACCAAGGAGGTCAACGGCAAGCAGGTCAGCCTTGCCGTGGACGAGAAGAAGTTCAACGCCTCCATCCACGGCCAGATGTTCAAGTGCGTGGATTGCCACAAGGACGTCAAGACGTCGCCGCACGAGAACACGCCGGCCAAGGTGTCGTGCGCGGACTGCCATGCCGACGCGCAGAAGGCGTTCGACGGCAGCATGCACGCCGTGGTGGCCTCGACCGGCAAGATGAACGGCCGGACGCCGACCTGCACCTCCTGCCACGGCGGCGCGCACGAGATCCTGCCTCCGGGCGATGAGAATTCCAAGGTCAACCACAAGAACATCCCTGCCACCTGCGCCACCTGCCACAGCCAGAAGTTCGTGATGGACGAAGCGGGGCTCAGCTCCACCACGGTGGCGTCGTACAACGCGAGCGTGCACGGTAAGGCGGTGGCCGGCGGCAACGTGAATGCCGCGGTCTGCACCGACTGCCATAGCAGTCACGCCATCCTCGGGCCCGGCAACCCGAAATCGGCGATCTACAAGTTCAACGTGCCCGCCACCTGCGCCAAGTGCCACGACAACGTGAAGACGGAGTTCGTGCAGAGCATCCACGGGCAGGCGCTGGCGCGCGGCAACTGGCAGGCGCCGGTATGCACCGACTGCCACGGCATCCACAGCATCAAGAAGCACACGGACCCGACCTCTTCGGTCGCGGCCGCCAATCTGGCGAAGGTGACCTGCTCAAGCTGCCACGAAGGCGTCCGCATGTCGGCGGAATTCGGCGTCGAGTCACGCCGCGCGACCACGTACCTCCAGAGCTATCACGGACTGGCGTCGAAGCTGGGATCCACGGTGGTCGCCAACTGCGCCTCCTGCCACGGCGTTCACAATATCCTTCCTTCATCGGACCCGAAGTCCATGGTGAACAAGGCGAACCTGGTGAAGACCTGCGGCAAGTGCCATCCGGGCGCGAACCAGAAGTTCATCACCGGCACGGTGCACATCGACGTGCCGCTCTCGGCCGACATGGGCAGCACCGCGATCCGCTGGGTGCGGCGGTTTTACATTCCCCTGATCCTGATGACCATCGGCGGCATGCTGCTGCACAACTTCCTGATCTGGCGGAAAAAGGCGATCGCCATCCGCAACAAGCAGCACCGGCCGATCGTGCGCCTGACGCTCGACCAGCGCATTCAGCACGCGCTGCTGCTATCGAGCTTTATCACCCTGGTGATCACCGGCTTCGCGCTGGCGTATCCCGATTCCTGGCTGGGCCTGGTGGTCGGCGAAAGCTTCCGGCGCTGGGCGCACCGTATAGCCGCCGTGATAATGATGGCAGTCGGCGTTTACCACGCGTATTATCTTGCCGCTAAGGGCGAGGGACGGAAGGCGTTCCTGGACATGCTCCCGGTGTTCAAGGACGCCGCGGACATCCGCGACAACATGCGCTACTACCTGGGCCTCGGCGGCGGCAAGCCGGCATTCGCCCGCTTCACCTACGCCGAGAAGATGGAGTACTGGGCGCTGGCGTGGGGCTGGCTGATCATGTCGGCGACCGGCCTGATGGCGTGGTTCAAGGTGGGCGTCGGGGTGTTCTTGCCGCGCTGGTCGGTGGACGTGGCCCTGGCGGTGCATTTCTACGAGGCGGTGCTGGCCTCGCTGGCCATCGTCGTCTGGCACTTCTACCAGGTGATCGTCGATCCCGACGTCTATCCGCTCAACTGGGCGTTCTGGGACGGCAAGATGTCGGAGGAGCTGTACCACGAAGAACATTCGCTCGATGCGTTGCGCATGATGCAGGAACAAAACGGTGGACCAGCCGGGCCGCGTGAGGGCGAGGAAGTAACGGCAAAGAAATAGCAGCGAGGAAGCAGCGCGGGATCACCTTCCGGCGCGCCGGCGGGCATTCCCCGAAAGGACACTGATCCCGGACATGGTCGAGGACATCAAGCAGCGGGCCCCCGGACTCATCCGCAATACTCTCAGTCTCGCCGGCGTGATCGTGGCACTGGTCGCGCTCGCGAACATGATCTTTTTGCTCCTGGTGGACGTCGTCAGCGAGCATCCACGCCCTTACCTGGGAATCTTCGCCTACATGATCTTCCCCGGGATCCTGGGATTTGGCGCATTCCTGATCGCCGCCGGCTTGTTCCTGGAGCGCCGCCGCCGTAAGCGCCTGGCCCCGGGCGAAGAAGTGCACGCCCTGAAGATCGACTTCGGCAATCCTCGCCACCGCAACGCCTTCGTCTTCCTGAGCACGTTTCTTCTGGTCTTTCTGTTTTTGACCGCGGTGGGCAGCATGCGCGCCTACGAGTT
The window above is part of the Terriglobia bacterium genome. Proteins encoded here:
- a CDS encoding cytochrome b/b6 domain-containing protein, with the translated sequence MSGGCALSAACNERHGRRGWGLWVVLILSFIWLMPHALAAKTPKAPANADCLACHTAEAGLTKEVNGKQVSLAVDEKKFNASIHGQMFKCVDCHKDVKTSPHENTPAKVSCADCHADAQKAFDGSMHAVVASTGKMNGRTPTCTSCHGGAHEILPPGDENSKVNHKNIPATCATCHSQKFVMDEAGLSSTTVASYNASVHGKAVAGGNVNAAVCTDCHSSHAILGPGNPKSAIYKFNVPATCAKCHDNVKTEFVQSIHGQALARGNWQAPVCTDCHGIHSIKKHTDPTSSVAAANLAKVTCSSCHEGVRMSAEFGVESRRATTYLQSYHGLASKLGSTVVANCASCHGVHNILPSSDPKSMVNKANLVKTCGKCHPGANQKFITGTVHIDVPLSADMGSTAIRWVRRFYIPLILMTIGGMLLHNFLIWRKKAIAIRNKQHRPIVRLTLDQRIQHALLLSSFITLVITGFALAYPDSWLGLVVGESFRRWAHRIAAVIMMAVGVYHAYYLAAKGEGRKAFLDMLPVFKDAADIRDNMRYYLGLGGGKPAFARFTYAEKMEYWALAWGWLIMSATGLMAWFKVGVGVFLPRWSVDVALAVHFYEAVLASLAIVVWHFYQVIVDPDVYPLNWAFWDGKMSEELYHEEHSLDALRMMQEQNGGPAGPREGEEVTAKK